In a genomic window of Punica granatum isolate Tunisia-2019 chromosome 6, ASM765513v2, whole genome shotgun sequence:
- the LOC116211553 gene encoding beta-glucuronosyltransferase GlcAT14A produces the protein MGAEKKWLFTLFSAAMLSLFLILVFSISAFSSPGDHFPSLIHRGPHHPPAFAYYIFGGRSDKDQIFRLFLAVYHPRNRYLLHLGAEASDNERRALAAEVAAVPAVRSFGNADVVGKPDRINFMGASNIASTLRAASVLLKVASEWDWFITLSASDYPLITQDDLSHVFSSVRRDLNFIDHTSDLGWKEQQRIQPIVVDPGLYLARRSQIFQATPKRSTPDAFKVFTGSSWVTLSRKFLEYCILGWDNMPRTLLMYFNNVMLPEEGYFHSVICNAPEFMNTTVNSDLRFMIWDNPPKMEPLFLNLSDFIQMAQSGAAFARQFHRDDPVLNLIDEKILNRGQGRVSPGAWCSGRDSWWNDPCSQWGDVNVLRPGPLAKRLGETVTNLMDDLKSQANQCK, from the exons ATGGGAGCTGAGAAGAAATGGCTGTTCACACTCTTCTCCGCGGCAATGCTCTCCCTGTTCCTCATCCTTGTCTTCTCAATCTCTGCCTTCAGCTCCCCCGGCgaccatttcccctccctaatccacCGTGGGCCCCACCACCCGCCGGCCTTCGCTTACTACATCTTCGGCGGGCGGAGCGATAAGGACCAGATCTTCCGGCTGTTCCTCGCTGTCTATCACCCGAGGAACCGATACTTGTTGCATCTCGGGGCGGAGGCTTCTGATAACGAGCGGAGGGCGTTGGCCGCCGAGGTGGCTGCAGTCCCCGCCGTGAGGAGCTTCGGGAATGCTGATGTGGTGGGGAAGCCTGATCGGATTAACTTCATGGGCGCGTCTAATATCGCCTCCACTCTCCGAGCTGCATCGGTTCTGTTGAAGGTGGCTAGCGAGTGGGACTGGTTCATTACCTTGAGCGCGTCTGATTATCCACTAATTACACAAGATG ATCTTTCCCATGTGTTCTCATCAGTGAGGAGGGATCTCAATTTCATTGATCACACTAGCGATCTTGGCTGGAAAGA GCAGCAAAGGATCCAGCCTATTGTGGTCGATCCTGGGCTTTACTTGGCCCGGAGGAGCCAAATTTTTCAGGCAACCCCGAAACGGTCTACTCCCGATGCATTCAAAGTCTTCACTG GCTCTTCTTGGGTCACTCTGAGCCGAAAGTTTTTGGAATATTGCATTCTGGGGTGGGACAACATGCCGCGGACACTCCTTATGTACTTCAACAATGTGATGCTGCCTGAAGAAGGCTACTTCCATTCAGTCATCTGCAATGCTCCCGAGTTCATGAACACTACAGTGAACAGTGACCTCCGGTTCATGATCTGGGACAACCCTCCGAAGATGGAGCCCCTCTTTCTCAACTTGTCCGATTTCATCCAGATGGCCCAGAGCGGGGCTGCCTTCGCGAGGCAGTTTCATCGGGACGATCCTGTGCTCAACCTGATTGACGAGAAGATTCTAAACCGTGGGCAGGGACGGGTGAGTCCTGGGGCATGGTGCTCAGGCCGGGACAGCTGGTGGAATGACCCATGCTCCCAATGGGGGGATGTCAACGTTCTGAGGCCAGGTCCATTGGCAAAGAGGCTGGGGGAAACTGTGACAAACCTGATGGATGATTTGAAGTCACAAGCGAATCAGTGCAAATGA